AAACGACGTGTACCCCTGCCGGCGCTTTACCGACGCGTTCGCGACGTCACTGACGTGATCGACGATCAGCGGCGAGACCGGCTCGATCAGATCGTTTCGATTCGTCCGGAGGCTGGTCAGCTGGGTCACCGGGAACTCGACGTAGACCATCGTGAGCCGATCGATCGCGGGCGGGGTCTCGCCCCAGTAGTCGTCCCAGCGGCGGAGCGTGGTCTTCTTCTCCGCGCTGAACGACGCCACCTCGAACGGGCCGGCGCCGATCGGATCCGTGGCGAACGCCTCCCTGTCGTCCTCGCGCTCCTGTCGGGGCACGATCGGATGCGTGAGCGCGTGCTCGAGCGCCGGGTACGGTTCCGTCAGCGTGAACCGAACGGTGTGCTCGCCGTCGGCCTCGACCGATTCGAACGGGCTCACCAGCCATTCCGTCGGCGCGTCTTCCTCGAGCGGCGCGGTGTACGAGTAGACCACGTCCTCGGCGGTCACCGCCCGGTCGTTCTGAAACCGCGCGCCCTCGTCGAGTTCGACGACGATCTCCCGGCCGCCGTTATCGAGTTCCGGATCGCCGGCCGCGATCGCGGGAACGATATCGGTACCCTCGCCGTAGCCGTAGAGCCCCTCGAAGATCCGATCGATCGCCTGCTCCGAACCGATCGCTCGCGCGGTGATCGGATCGAGAGAGAGCGGCGGCCGGAGCGTTCCCACGCGGAGCGTCGAGCCCGCGTCCGTTCCAAGCGTCGTCGAACAGCCCGCCATCGTTGCCGTGCTCGCCCCGCCGAGAGCGACGAGCAGGTCGCGTCGCGCCACTCCGCCTGTTCGGTTCTCACCCTGATCAGTCATCGGAACTCGTGTGCGTCAGTCGTCGTCGGCAG
This portion of the Haloterrigena gelatinilytica genome encodes:
- a CDS encoding ABC transporter substrate-binding protein, whose protein sequence is MTDQGENRTGGVARRDLLVALGGASTATMAGCSTTLGTDAGSTLRVGTLRPPLSLDPITARAIGSEQAIDRIFEGLYGYGEGTDIVPAIAAGDPELDNGGREIVVELDEGARFQNDRAVTAEDVVYSYTAPLEEDAPTEWLVSPFESVEADGEHTVRFTLTEPYPALEHALTHPIVPRQEREDDREAFATDPIGAGPFEVASFSAEKKTTLRRWDDYWGETPPAIDRLTMVYVEFPVTQLTSLRTNRNDLIEPVSPLIVDHVSDVANASVKRRQGYTSFYFGFNCNEGPTTDPRVREAISYCIDLEKAVSEFVEPMGQRQYGPLPPRVAEEWDMPTDEWAKLANEKNPERARDLFREADAASGQLRILTSTDPKHKEFGEALAGGLRDASRGALTISVSETKFLERHVSGSERDYSVFVGEITGTPDPDTHLYPTFHENMTGVTNGTFYREDAVMERLATARTTTDREQRRRLYETAITRLLEDRVCLPICSFENSFAADAGVENFRVHPIARVNPRLVWENGVVTVGSGS